One region of Mycolicibacterium rhodesiae NBB3 genomic DNA includes:
- the map gene encoding type I methionyl aminopeptidase: MGLPGLRSRRVVPQRTPAELDAMAAAGALVASALQAVRDAAAPGVSTLELDKIAESVIRDGGGVPSFLGYHGFPASICSSVNDRVVHGIPSADETLAAGDLVSIDCGAILDGWHGDSAVTFGVGDLIAVDEALSAATRESMEAGIAAMVPGNRLTDVSHAIEAGTRAAEARHGRKFGIVAGYGGHGIGREMHMDPFLPNEGAPGRGPHLAPGSVLAIEPMLTLGTRKTVVLSDEWTVVTADGSRAAHWEHTVAVTDDGPRILTALA, from the coding sequence ATGGGCCTGCCAGGGCTGCGGAGCCGCCGGGTCGTCCCGCAGCGCACTCCAGCTGAACTCGATGCGATGGCGGCCGCGGGCGCGTTGGTCGCCTCCGCGCTGCAGGCCGTCCGCGACGCCGCCGCCCCCGGCGTTTCTACGCTCGAACTCGACAAGATCGCCGAGTCGGTGATCCGCGACGGTGGCGGTGTTCCGTCATTCCTCGGCTACCACGGCTTCCCGGCCAGCATCTGCTCGTCGGTCAATGACCGCGTGGTGCACGGTATTCCGTCCGCGGACGAGACCCTGGCAGCGGGCGACCTGGTGTCCATCGACTGCGGGGCGATCCTCGATGGCTGGCACGGTGACTCGGCGGTCACGTTCGGCGTCGGCGACCTGATCGCCGTCGACGAAGCGTTGTCCGCGGCCACCCGCGAGTCCATGGAAGCCGGTATCGCCGCGATGGTCCCCGGCAACCGGCTCACCGATGTGTCACACGCGATCGAGGCCGGAACGCGCGCCGCTGAGGCACGGCACGGCCGCAAGTTCGGGATCGTCGCCGGCTACGGCGGACACGGCATCGGCAGGGAAATGCACATGGACCCGTTCCTGCCCAACGAAGGGGCACCCGGCCGGGGGCCCCACCTGGCACCCGGATCCGTGCTGGCGATCGAACCGATGCTCACGCTGGGCACCAGGAAGACGGTCGTCCTATCCGACGAATGGACCGTCGTCACCGCCGACGGCTCCCGGGCCGCGCACTGGGAGCACACAGTGGCGGTGACCGACGACGGACCGCGGATCCTCACTGCACTCGCCTAG
- a CDS encoding adenylate kinase, with translation MRVVLLGPPGAGKGTQAQKLSEKLGIPQISTGDLFRKNITEGTELGVEAKRYLDAGDLVPSTLTNALVEDRIEEDDAAAGFILDGYPRSVEQAKALDEMLKNHNTKLDAVLEFAVSEDELFTRLKARGRADDTEDVIRNRMQVYRDETEPLLEYYSHNNLQSVDAVGTLDEVFARALRALGR, from the coding sequence GTGAGAGTCGTTCTACTCGGCCCGCCCGGCGCGGGCAAAGGCACCCAGGCGCAGAAGCTCTCCGAAAAGCTCGGCATCCCGCAGATCTCCACGGGCGACCTGTTCCGCAAGAACATCACCGAAGGCACCGAGCTCGGAGTCGAGGCCAAGCGCTATCTCGACGCCGGCGACCTGGTGCCGAGCACTCTCACCAACGCACTCGTCGAGGACCGCATCGAAGAGGACGACGCGGCCGCCGGGTTCATCCTCGATGGCTACCCGCGCTCGGTCGAACAGGCGAAGGCCCTCGACGAGATGCTGAAGAACCACAACACCAAACTCGACGCCGTCCTGGAGTTCGCCGTCTCCGAGGACGAGCTGTTCACGCGGCTCAAAGCCCGCGGCCGCGCGGACGACACCGAAGACGTCATCCGCAACCGGATGCAGGTGTACCGCGACGAGACCGAGCCGTTGCTGGAGTACTACTCCCACAACAACCTGCAAAGCGTCGATGCGGTTGGCACGCTGGACGAGGTCTTCGCCCGGGCGTTGCGCGCACTCGGAAGGTAA
- the secY gene encoding preprotein translocase subunit SecY has protein sequence MLSAFISSLRTVDLRRKILFTIGIVVLYRVGASIPSPGVNYPNVQQCIAEVSGGQSGQVYSLINLFSGGALLQLSVFAVGIMPYITASIIVQLLTVVIPRFEQLRKEGQSGQTKMTQYTRYLAIALALLQSTSIIALAANGGLLQGCTLDIIQGQSEGLNIFTLVVMVLVMTAGAALVMWMGELVTERGIGNGMSLMIFASIASAIPGEGKNILDSRGGLVFTAVCVATLGIVVGVVFVEQGQRRIPVQYAKRMVGRRMYGGTSTYLPLKVNQAGVIPVIFASSLIYIPHLITQLITSGNQNAANGWFSRFIAEYLTNPADPVYIAVYFALIIFFTYFYVSITFNPEERADEMKKFGGFIPGIRPGRPTADYLRYVLNRITLPGSIYLGVIAVLPNLFLQIGNTGSIQNLPFGGTAVLIMVGVGLDTVKQIESQLMQRNYEGFLK, from the coding sequence GTGCTTTCGGCTTTCATCTCGTCACTGCGGACAGTGGACCTGAGGCGAAAAATCCTCTTCACCATCGGCATTGTCGTGCTGTACCGGGTGGGCGCCTCGATTCCGTCGCCCGGTGTGAACTACCCGAATGTGCAGCAGTGCATCGCGGAGGTCAGCGGAGGGCAGTCCGGACAGGTCTATTCGCTGATCAACCTGTTCTCCGGCGGTGCGCTGCTGCAGCTGTCGGTGTTCGCGGTGGGCATCATGCCCTACATCACCGCCAGCATCATCGTTCAGCTGCTGACCGTCGTGATTCCGCGGTTCGAGCAGTTGCGCAAAGAGGGTCAGTCCGGCCAGACGAAGATGACGCAGTACACGCGCTATCTGGCGATCGCGCTGGCCCTCCTGCAATCCACCAGCATCATTGCGTTGGCCGCCAACGGAGGCCTGCTGCAGGGCTGCACCTTGGACATCATCCAGGGCCAGAGTGAGGGCCTGAACATCTTCACGCTGGTCGTGATGGTGCTGGTGATGACCGCGGGCGCCGCGCTGGTGATGTGGATGGGCGAGCTGGTGACCGAGCGCGGCATCGGTAACGGCATGTCGCTGATGATCTTCGCCAGCATCGCGTCGGCGATTCCGGGTGAGGGCAAGAACATCCTGGACAGCCGCGGCGGCCTGGTCTTCACCGCGGTCTGCGTGGCCACGCTGGGCATCGTGGTCGGTGTGGTGTTCGTCGAGCAGGGACAACGGCGCATCCCGGTCCAATACGCCAAACGCATGGTCGGCAGACGAATGTACGGCGGCACATCGACGTACCTGCCGCTGAAGGTCAACCAGGCAGGCGTCATCCCCGTCATCTTCGCGTCGTCGCTGATCTACATTCCGCACCTGATCACCCAGCTCATCACCAGCGGAAACCAGAACGCGGCCAACGGATGGTTCTCCAGATTCATCGCCGAGTACCTCACGAATCCCGCAGACCCGGTGTATATCGCGGTCTACTTCGCCCTGATCATCTTCTTCACCTACTTCTATGTGTCGATCACGTTCAATCCCGAAGAACGTGCCGATGAGATGAAGAAGTTCGGCGGGTTCATCCCCGGCATCCGCCCAGGCAGGCCGACCGCCGACTATCTGCGATATGTGCTCAACCGGATCACCCTGCCGGGCTCCATCTATCTGGGCGTGATCGCCGTGCTACCGAACTTGTTCCTGCAGATCGGAAACACCGGCTCGATACAGAACCTGCCCTTCGGCGGTACTGCGGTTCTGATCATGGTTGGCGTCGGCTTGGATACGGTCAAACAAATCGAGAGCCAGTTGATGCAGCGCAACTACGAAGGGTTCCTGAAGTGA
- a CDS encoding class I SAM-dependent methyltransferase — protein MMMTRTGNDTWDLASSVGATATMVAAARAIASKADDALIDDPFAEPLVRAVGVDFFTKLASGELRAQDLDVDNASVGMARMTDNMAVRTKFFDEFFSNAAEAGIRQAVILASGLDSRAYRLAWPAGTTVYEIDQPEVIEFKTKTLADLGADPTADRRTVAVDLRFDWPSALIAAGFDPSKPTAWSAEGLLGYLPPDAQDKLLDTITELSAVGSYVAVESTPSIDPADHEKAIERMQEAAQQWRDHGFELDFADLIYLGDRNEASKYLADHGWQISWRSVKQLLEENGLPAIIEEDEDIARFGELQYVSGILRS, from the coding sequence CTGATGATGACAAGGACTGGAAACGACACCTGGGATCTCGCGTCGAGCGTGGGCGCGACGGCAACCATGGTCGCCGCTGCGCGTGCGATCGCGTCCAAAGCCGACGACGCGCTGATCGACGATCCGTTCGCCGAACCGCTCGTGCGCGCGGTCGGCGTGGACTTCTTCACCAAGCTGGCGAGCGGTGAACTGCGCGCCCAGGACCTCGACGTCGACAATGCTTCGGTCGGGATGGCCCGGATGACCGACAACATGGCGGTGCGGACCAAGTTCTTCGACGAGTTCTTCTCCAACGCCGCCGAGGCCGGGATCCGGCAGGCGGTCATCCTGGCCTCCGGGCTCGACTCCCGTGCCTATCGGCTCGCATGGCCCGCGGGTACGACGGTCTACGAGATCGACCAGCCCGAGGTCATCGAGTTCAAGACCAAGACGCTCGCCGACCTCGGCGCAGACCCGACCGCCGACCGCCGGACCGTCGCGGTCGACCTTCGCTTCGACTGGCCGTCGGCATTGATCGCCGCCGGGTTCGATCCGAGCAAGCCCACCGCGTGGAGCGCGGAAGGTCTGCTGGGCTATCTGCCGCCAGACGCCCAGGACAAGCTGCTCGACACCATCACCGAACTCAGCGCCGTGGGCAGCTACGTCGCGGTGGAAAGCACCCCGAGCATCGATCCCGCGGACCACGAGAAGGCAATCGAGCGGATGCAGGAAGCCGCGCAGCAGTGGCGCGACCACGGCTTCGAACTCGACTTCGCCGACCTCATCTACCTGGGCGACCGCAACGAGGCGTCGAAGTACCTTGCCGACCACGGTTGGCAGATCTCGTGGCGGAGCGTCAAACAGCTCCTCGAGGAGAACGGTCTTCCGGCGATCATCGAAGAAGATGAGGACATCGCTCGTTTCGGTGAGCTGCAGTACGTCAGCGGCATACTCAGGTCATGA
- a CDS encoding class I SAM-dependent methyltransferase: MSTADSRTDGDSWDLASSVGTTATMVAAARAVGSREQDPLFDDPYAAPLVRAVGLDFFTQLADGKIDLPDGGDPAGPAFLATSIAVRTRFFDDFFVTATGGGTSADADAAEIKQAVILASGLDSRAYRLPWREGTVVYEIDQPQVIEFKTTTMASIGASPAAEHRTVGIDLREDWPKALRDSGFDTGQPTAWSAEGLLVYLPPDAQDRLFDDITELSAPGSRLATEYHPDAAASIGARLQGITEQWREAPVDMDITKLFYDGERSGVVEYLTEHGWDVSARRRPEVFADYGREFPDSDTLVPLRDSLAVIATRK, from the coding sequence ATGAGCACCGCGGACAGCCGGACAGACGGGGACAGCTGGGATCTGGCGTCCAGCGTCGGCACCACCGCGACCATGGTCGCCGCGGCCCGGGCGGTGGGCAGCCGCGAGCAGGATCCGCTGTTCGACGATCCGTACGCCGCACCTCTGGTGAGGGCCGTGGGACTGGACTTCTTCACCCAGCTCGCCGACGGGAAGATCGACCTTCCCGACGGCGGTGACCCGGCCGGCCCGGCATTCCTGGCCACCTCGATCGCGGTGCGGACGCGGTTCTTCGACGATTTCTTCGTGACCGCCACCGGAGGTGGCACTTCGGCAGACGCCGACGCCGCGGAGATCAAGCAGGCGGTGATCCTGGCGTCGGGTCTGGACTCGCGTGCCTACCGGTTACCGTGGCGTGAGGGGACCGTCGTCTACGAGATCGACCAGCCGCAGGTCATCGAGTTCAAGACCACGACAATGGCGTCGATCGGCGCGTCCCCCGCCGCCGAGCACCGCACGGTCGGCATCGATCTGCGGGAGGACTGGCCGAAGGCGTTGCGCGACAGTGGCTTCGACACCGGGCAGCCGACGGCGTGGAGTGCAGAAGGCCTGCTGGTCTACCTGCCTCCCGATGCACAGGACCGACTGTTCGACGACATCACCGAGCTCAGCGCACCGGGCAGCCGACTCGCCACCGAGTACCACCCGGACGCCGCCGCCAGCATCGGCGCTCGCCTGCAAGGGATCACCGAGCAGTGGCGTGAAGCGCCGGTCGACATGGACATCACGAAGTTGTTCTATGACGGCGAGCGCAGCGGCGTCGTCGAATACCTCACCGAACACGGCTGGGACGTGTCTGCCCGTCGCCGCCCGGAGGTCTTCGCCGACTACGGTCGCGAGTTCCCCGATAGCGACACTCTTGTGCCGCTTCGCGATTCACTCGCGGTGATCGCGACGAGAAAGTAG
- a CDS encoding class I SAM-dependent methyltransferase, which translates to MARTENDSWDLASSVGSTATMVAAQRVLSNREGLIYDPYAEPLVRAVGVDFFVRALDGEIQLDDVDPRFNMRRAAEGMAVRTRHFDTLFTDATAAGVRQAVILAAGLDARAYRLAWPAETTVYELDQPDVIAFKGETMARLGAEPAAVRKAVAIDLRDDWPKALLDNGFDPTQPTAWIAEGLLIYLPPEAQDLLFDRIDELSAPGSRVATEHIPDISAFSDDRSQLIADRLKQYGHDIEMSELIYHDERNDVVDYLTGHGWDVTAQSMRDAYAANGFEFPEDGAMGFFADMSYLSAIKR; encoded by the coding sequence ATGGCCCGCACCGAAAACGACTCGTGGGATCTGGCATCCAGCGTCGGGTCGACCGCGACGATGGTCGCCGCTCAGCGGGTGCTGAGCAACCGCGAAGGCCTCATCTACGACCCCTACGCAGAGCCGCTGGTGCGCGCGGTCGGCGTGGACTTCTTCGTCCGGGCGCTCGACGGTGAGATCCAGCTCGACGACGTCGATCCCCGGTTCAACATGCGCCGCGCGGCGGAAGGCATGGCTGTTCGTACTCGCCATTTCGACACGTTGTTCACCGACGCCACAGCGGCCGGTGTGCGCCAGGCGGTGATTCTGGCGGCCGGCCTTGATGCGCGTGCCTATCGGCTGGCCTGGCCCGCGGAAACCACCGTCTACGAGTTGGATCAGCCCGACGTCATCGCATTCAAGGGCGAAACCATGGCGCGGTTGGGCGCCGAACCAGCTGCGGTGCGCAAGGCGGTCGCGATCGACCTACGCGACGACTGGCCTAAAGCACTGCTGGACAACGGCTTCGACCCGACCCAACCGACAGCGTGGATCGCCGAGGGCTTGCTGATCTACCTTCCGCCGGAGGCTCAGGATCTGCTATTCGACCGCATCGACGAGCTCAGCGCACCCGGAAGCCGTGTCGCCACCGAACACATACCCGATATCAGCGCGTTCTCCGACGACCGATCGCAGTTGATCGCCGACAGGCTCAAGCAGTACGGCCATGACATCGAGATGTCGGAGCTCATCTATCACGATGAACGCAACGACGTCGTCGACTATCTCACCGGACATGGGTGGGATGTCACCGCGCAGTCCATGCGGGATGCCTACGCCGCCAACGGGTTCGAATTCCCCGAAGACGGCGCGATGGGATTCTTCGCCGATATGAGCTACCTGTCCGCGATCAAACGCTAG
- a CDS encoding xylulokinase: MSAKAVTIGIDIGTTAVKAVAADEDGQVTARVRIPHQLRVPAPDQLEHDADEAWRRGPVKALSTLTDTRRPELAAAAVTAMVPSMTAVDDGGRPLTPGLLYGDARGRSGAGPDRSFLSGEAVEFLRWTAGEVRGAHGYWPAMAVANDALARDAFIDSTTASTAYPLFDGGGWSDAVCADCGTESRTMPRVETTGTAVSRVAGTDVVLAAGAVDAVCEQIVAGADQEGDVLVMCGTTLIVWATLDAFREVPGLWTLPHPVPGKCQIGGPSNAGGLFLGWVDRLVGQGVETDPARVPVWSPYLRGERVPLHDPDRRGVLDGLNLTHDGASVRRAAYEASGFVVRQLIEMSGVGPLRIVATGGGTRVEPWLQALADATRLPVSVAGVAEGAALGAAFLARMAIGHESSVTDAARWASVERVVEPDETWTSAVEDRYGRFLELAKEVRAEH; this comes from the coding sequence GTGTCAGCAAAAGCGGTCACAATAGGCATCGACATCGGGACGACCGCGGTAAAGGCCGTTGCCGCCGATGAGGACGGCCAGGTGACCGCCAGAGTGCGGATTCCGCACCAACTGCGCGTGCCCGCTCCTGATCAACTCGAGCATGACGCGGATGAGGCATGGCGGCGTGGGCCGGTGAAGGCCCTGTCGACGCTGACCGATACGCGCCGACCCGAACTTGCGGCGGCGGCGGTCACCGCGATGGTCCCGTCCATGACTGCGGTCGACGACGGGGGACGGCCGCTGACGCCGGGACTGCTGTACGGGGACGCTCGAGGCCGATCGGGTGCCGGCCCGGATCGCTCGTTTCTGTCGGGTGAGGCCGTTGAGTTCCTGCGCTGGACAGCGGGGGAGGTGCGCGGCGCGCACGGGTACTGGCCCGCGATGGCGGTCGCCAACGACGCGCTCGCGCGGGATGCGTTCATCGACAGCACGACCGCCAGTACCGCCTATCCGCTGTTCGACGGCGGCGGTTGGAGCGACGCGGTGTGCGCCGACTGCGGTACTGAGTCCCGGACCATGCCGCGCGTGGAGACCACCGGCACTGCGGTCAGCCGGGTGGCCGGAACCGACGTCGTGCTGGCCGCCGGCGCGGTCGACGCGGTGTGCGAACAGATCGTCGCGGGCGCCGATCAGGAGGGTGACGTGCTTGTCATGTGCGGCACGACCTTGATCGTGTGGGCGACCCTCGACGCGTTCCGCGAGGTACCCGGTCTGTGGACGCTGCCACATCCGGTGCCCGGCAAGTGCCAGATCGGCGGACCGAGCAACGCGGGCGGTCTGTTCCTCGGCTGGGTGGACCGCCTCGTAGGACAAGGTGTCGAGACCGATCCCGCGCGGGTTCCGGTGTGGTCGCCCTACCTGCGCGGTGAGCGGGTCCCGCTGCACGACCCTGATCGCCGCGGTGTGCTCGACGGCCTGAACCTCACCCACGACGGCGCATCGGTGCGCCGGGCCGCCTATGAGGCCTCGGGATTCGTTGTGCGGCAACTCATCGAGATGAGCGGGGTCGGACCCTTGCGCATCGTGGCGACCGGAGGCGGAACGCGTGTCGAGCCGTGGCTGCAGGCTCTCGCCGACGCGACCAGGTTGCCCGTGAGCGTGGCAGGTGTTGCCGAAGGGGCGGCGCTCGGTGCGGCCTTCCTGGCCAGGATGGCCATTGGGCACGAATCGTCGGTCACCGACGCGGCGCGATGGGCGTCCGTTGAACGTGTCGTCGAGCCCGATGAAACATGGACCTCGGCAGTCGAGGACCGCTACGGTCGGTTTCTCGAGCTGGCCAAGGAGGTAAGAGCGGAGCACTGA
- a CDS encoding NAD(P)-dependent oxidoreductase yields the protein MSRLRALVTAPLRGPGFAKLSRLVDVVYDPWIELHPLRIYSAEQLAARAAAERADILVVESDSVGGPVFDLPLRAVASTRGDPTNVDVAGATAARVPVLRTPGRNADAVAEMALALLFATTRHVLIADADVRAGEVFRDGTLPYQRFRAWEIAGLTAGLVGLGAVARALRWRLQGLGVTVIAYDPYNDEAGHSLDELLAAADIVSLHAPVTDDTVEMIGADQFAKMRDGAVFLNTARAQLHNTDALVGALYSGKIGAAGLDHFVGEWLPVDHPLTGMPNVVLTPHIGGATWNTEARQAQMVADGLEALLSGRVPAHIVNPEVLTL from the coding sequence GTGAGCAGACTTCGCGCGCTCGTGACGGCACCCCTTCGCGGCCCGGGTTTCGCCAAACTGAGCCGGCTGGTCGACGTCGTCTACGACCCGTGGATCGAGCTGCATCCGCTGCGCATCTACTCTGCTGAGCAGCTCGCGGCGCGGGCGGCTGCCGAGCGCGCCGATATCCTTGTCGTGGAAAGCGATTCGGTCGGCGGGCCGGTGTTCGACCTGCCGTTGCGTGCCGTCGCATCCACCCGCGGCGACCCCACCAACGTCGACGTCGCCGGTGCGACAGCCGCGCGCGTGCCGGTGTTGCGCACTCCGGGCCGCAATGCCGACGCCGTCGCGGAGATGGCGCTCGCCCTGCTCTTCGCCACCACCCGCCACGTACTGATCGCCGACGCGGATGTCCGTGCCGGAGAGGTGTTTCGCGACGGCACCCTCCCGTACCAACGGTTCCGGGCGTGGGAGATCGCGGGGCTGACGGCCGGTCTGGTGGGCCTCGGTGCGGTGGCACGCGCGCTGCGGTGGCGGCTGCAGGGTCTTGGCGTGACGGTGATCGCCTACGACCCGTACAACGACGAGGCCGGCCACAGCCTCGACGAGTTGCTCGCCGCGGCCGACATCGTGTCGCTGCATGCGCCCGTCACCGACGACACCGTGGAGATGATCGGCGCAGACCAGTTCGCAAAGATGCGTGACGGGGCGGTCTTCCTCAATACCGCTCGGGCCCAACTGCACAACACCGATGCGTTGGTCGGGGCCCTGTACAGCGGCAAGATCGGTGCCGCCGGGCTGGATCACTTCGTCGGTGAATGGCTGCCAGTCGACCATCCGCTCACCGGCATGCCCAACGTCGTGCTCACGCCGCACATCGGCGGCGCCACGTGGAACACCGAGGCGCGGCAGGCGCAGATGGTCGCCGATGGCCTCGAGGCGCTGCTGTCCGGGCGTGTGCCCGCGCATATCGTCAACCCGGAGGTGCTGACTTTATGA
- a CDS encoding L-fuculose-phosphate aldolase has product MRSVANAEDAVLAAAKDMLRRGLVEGTAGNISARREDGNLVITPSSVDYSDMALDDLVLVDPEGDVLDAKDGRNPSTEMALHLACYRAYDDIGSVIHSHPVWATMFAVAHQSIPAAVDEFAVYCGGDIRCADYAASGTPDVGSNAVTALEGRAAALIANHGLVAVGPRPDKVLHVTALVERTAQIVWGARALGGPVPIPDEVNNNFAAVYGYLRQNPV; this is encoded by the coding sequence ATGAGATCCGTTGCCAATGCCGAAGACGCGGTCCTCGCCGCGGCCAAGGACATGCTGCGTCGAGGCCTCGTCGAGGGCACGGCGGGCAATATCTCCGCCAGACGTGAGGACGGCAATCTCGTCATCACACCGTCGTCGGTGGACTACTCCGACATGGCACTCGACGATCTCGTGCTCGTCGACCCGGAGGGTGATGTACTCGACGCCAAGGACGGCCGGAACCCGTCGACGGAAATGGCTCTGCACTTGGCGTGCTATCGCGCATACGACGACATCGGCAGTGTGATTCACAGTCATCCGGTGTGGGCCACCATGTTCGCGGTCGCGCACCAGTCGATACCCGCCGCGGTCGACGAGTTCGCCGTCTATTGCGGCGGCGACATCCGGTGTGCCGACTACGCGGCGTCCGGAACGCCCGACGTCGGAAGCAACGCCGTCACGGCGCTGGAGGGCAGGGCCGCGGCGCTGATCGCCAACCACGGCCTGGTGGCAGTCGGACCGCGTCCGGACAAGGTCCTGCATGTCACCGCACTGGTGGAGCGCACCGCGCAGATCGTCTGGGGCGCAAGAGCTCTCGGCGGCCCGGTGCCGATACCCGACGAGGTCAACAACAACTTCGCGGCGGTATACGGCTACCTGCGCCAGAACCCTGTGTGA
- the sppA gene encoding signal peptide peptidase SppA produces MFAFLPGIPGIDDLRALGRRVDTARHHGVPDGCVLELELMSAPQETGGFDPLAMISGGNRPLVLREAVAAIHRAADDPRVAGLIARVELSAAAPGPVQELRAAVAAFSDVKPSVAWAETYPGTLSYYLASAFREVWMQPSGTVGLIGFATNAMFLRDALDKAGIEAQFVARGEYKSVANRFTQNGYTDPHREADTRLIESLQSQVWQAVAESRHLESSEVDALADKAPLLRDDAVSGRLVDRIGFRDQAYGRIAELVGAKGITPTSGSDTEDAPPRLYLSRYAKASAPRPTPSVPGRRGKPTIAVVTLDGMIVSGRGGPQVLPFGNSSAGADTISAALREAAADDSVSAVVLRVESRGGSASASETIWREVNRVRDAGKPVVASMGAVAASGGYLVSMSADAIVANAATITGSIGVVTGKLVARELKERLGVGSESVRTNANADAWSIDHPFTDAQREHIEATTDLFYTDFIENVAVGRKMTVEAVDAVARGRVWTGADALEHGLVDELGGLRTAISRAKVLAGLDPDDDVRLVNYPGSSFMDVLRPKPSSAPAAASLPEALAVLVARSVAGVLDQADSSLRGASALWLGDYRF; encoded by the coding sequence ATGTTCGCATTTCTGCCCGGTATTCCGGGTATCGACGACCTTCGCGCGCTCGGCAGGCGTGTCGACACAGCTAGACACCACGGAGTCCCCGACGGGTGTGTGCTGGAACTCGAGTTGATGTCGGCGCCACAGGAGACCGGTGGCTTCGACCCCTTGGCGATGATCTCCGGGGGTAACCGGCCGCTGGTGCTGCGCGAGGCCGTCGCGGCGATCCACCGCGCCGCCGACGATCCGCGGGTGGCAGGCCTGATCGCGCGCGTCGAGCTGTCCGCCGCCGCACCAGGACCGGTGCAGGAGCTGCGTGCGGCCGTCGCGGCGTTCAGCGATGTGAAGCCGTCGGTCGCGTGGGCCGAGACCTACCCGGGGACGCTGTCGTACTACCTGGCTTCGGCGTTTCGCGAGGTGTGGATGCAGCCCTCGGGCACGGTCGGGCTGATCGGATTCGCCACCAACGCGATGTTCTTGCGGGACGCGCTCGACAAGGCGGGCATCGAGGCGCAGTTCGTCGCCCGCGGTGAATACAAGTCCGTGGCAAACAGATTCACGCAGAACGGCTACACCGACCCGCATCGTGAGGCCGACACCCGGCTGATCGAGAGCCTGCAGAGCCAGGTGTGGCAGGCCGTTGCCGAATCGCGCCATCTCGAGTCGTCGGAAGTCGATGCGCTCGCCGACAAAGCGCCACTGTTGCGCGACGATGCCGTGTCGGGCCGGTTGGTTGACCGGATCGGATTCCGCGACCAGGCCTACGGACGTATCGCCGAACTCGTTGGCGCAAAGGGTATTACACCCACGTCCGGCTCGGACACCGAGGATGCGCCGCCGCGGCTGTACCTGTCGCGGTACGCGAAGGCCAGCGCGCCGCGGCCGACGCCGTCGGTGCCCGGCCGAAGGGGCAAACCGACGATCGCTGTCGTCACTCTGGACGGAATGATCGTCAGCGGTAGGGGCGGCCCGCAGGTGCTGCCGTTCGGTAATTCGAGCGCAGGTGCGGACACCATTTCAGCCGCGCTACGGGAGGCCGCTGCCGACGACTCCGTCTCGGCGGTCGTGCTGCGTGTGGAGAGTCGCGGCGGGTCGGCCAGCGCGTCGGAAACCATTTGGCGCGAGGTGAACCGGGTCCGCGACGCCGGGAAACCCGTCGTGGCCTCGATGGGTGCCGTCGCCGCATCGGGCGGCTACCTGGTGTCGATGTCCGCGGATGCGATCGTGGCGAATGCAGCAACCATCACCGGCTCGATCGGCGTCGTGACCGGCAAGCTTGTCGCCCGCGAGCTCAAGGAGCGGCTGGGCGTGGGCTCGGAGTCGGTGCGCACCAACGCCAATGCCGACGCGTGGTCCATCGACCATCCGTTCACCGACGCGCAGCGCGAGCACATCGAAGCAACGACCGACCTGTTCTACACCGACTTCATCGAGAACGTCGCGGTCGGGCGCAAGATGACCGTCGAAGCCGTCGATGCGGTCGCCCGCGGCCGCGTGTGGACAGGGGCGGACGCACTGGAGCACGGACTCGTCGACGAGCTCGGTGGTCTGCGCACCGCGATCAGCCGCGCCAAGGTGCTGGCCGGCCTCGATCCCGACGACGATGTTCGCCTGGTCAACTACCCCGGCTCCTCGTTCATGGATGTCCTGCGCCCCAAGCCGTCGTCGGCGCCGGCGGCCGCGTCGTTGCCCGAGGCACTTGCGGTACTCGTGGCCCGCTCGGTGGCCGGGGTGCTCGACCAGGCGGACAGTTCGTTGCGCGGTGCCAGTGCACTGTGGTTGGGCGATTACCGCTTTTAG
- a CDS encoding DUF732 domain-containing protein yields the protein MTTLRRAVTVVMVAAGLAVFGGATSAQAQDADEQFEKAVNSLGITAGDETDIPALGRNVCNTLAQELAKNPNPPPVVRGIVASLQNSNLSREQAVGFMQASVVTYCPQFTRFIGR from the coding sequence ATGACCACTCTCCGCCGCGCCGTCACCGTCGTGATGGTCGCCGCCGGTTTGGCAGTGTTCGGCGGCGCCACGTCGGCGCAGGCCCAAGACGCCGACGAGCAGTTCGAGAAGGCGGTCAACTCGCTCGGCATCACCGCTGGCGACGAAACGGACATCCCCGCCCTGGGAAGAAATGTGTGCAACACATTGGCTCAGGAATTGGCGAAGAACCCCAATCCGCCTCCGGTGGTTCGGGGCATTGTCGCCTCGCTGCAGAACAGCAATCTGAGCCGTGAGCAGGCGGTGGGCTTCATGCAGGCCTCGGTGGTCACCTACTGTCCGCAGTTCACGCGATTCATCGGGCGCTAG